A section of the candidate division KSB1 bacterium genome encodes:
- the eno gene encoding phosphopyruvate hydratase (catalyzes the formation of phosphoenolpyruvate from 2-phospho-D-glycerate in glycolysis), which yields VERLQRGIEMGVANSILIKLNQIGTLTETLETIELAKRAGYTAVVSHRSGETEDTTIADLAVATNIGQIKTGSACRTDRVAKYNQLLRIEEELQEAAAFAGMSVIKRKF from the coding sequence ATGTGGAGCGGCTCCAACGCGGCATCGAGATGGGAGTGGCCAACTCCATCCTGATCAAGCTCAATCAGATCGGCACGCTGACCGAGACTCTGGAAACCATCGAGTTGGCCAAGCGCGCCGGGTACACAGCCGTGGTGAGCCATCGCAGCGGCGAGACCGAGGACACGACCATCGCCGACCTGGCCGTGGCTACGAACATCGGGCAGATCAAGACGGGATCGGCCTGCCGCACGGACCGCGTGGCTAAGTACAACCAACTCCTGCGGATCGAGGAAGAACTGCAGGAGGCTGCCGCGTTTGCGGGAATGAGCGTCATCAAGAGGAAGTTCTAG
- a CDS encoding septum formation initiator family protein, which yields MGTFLRASGRRGQTGRWLRFALVVLLLYIFIFGDYGVYNYFRLVRLRNRIVREIDQLRREKEELAADIERLSTDRAYLEKLAREKYHLGKPGEKIYVLRKKK from the coding sequence ATGGGTACGTTTCTCCGGGCCAGCGGCCGCCGTGGGCAGACCGGCCGCTGGCTCCGTTTTGCCCTGGTCGTCCTCCTCCTCTACATCTTTATCTTCGGTGACTACGGGGTCTACAACTATTTCCGTCTGGTTCGCCTCCGCAACCGGATCGTCCGCGAAATCGACCAGCTGCGGCGGGAAAAGGAAGAGCTCGCTGCGGACATCGAGCGACTGAGCACAGACCGCGCCTATCTTGAGAAGCTGGCTCGCGAAAAGTACCATCTCGGGAAACCCGGCGAAAAGATCTACGTCTTGCGGAAAAAGAAGTAG